From Thamnophis elegans isolate rThaEle1 chromosome 12, rThaEle1.pri, whole genome shotgun sequence, one genomic window encodes:
- the LOC116515724 gene encoding interferon-inducible GTPase 5-like isoform X2: MGNIFPKDDVRREFEDLKSDLNQGNIPQAAAEYQGYLNEVQNLPLNIAVVGKGGAGKSSFINAFWGINDGDAEAAEVGRLEETKVPRAYSHPSFPNITIWELPEIRARNSKAAEYFEKVQFERYDVFIMIVTDRFTENDAFLAKEIQRMRKKFYYVRSKMDVSIESEKRKRNFNMEKTLETIRNYCEDNLKESAELPARVFLVSNLHPHMYEFPLLREEMATELPDYKKHLLTLAGQVFSENNLMDKKIKMQPYIKKLAMVSCICGAVPVVGLSQACDLGILMVALKCFWKVFGLDQSSLRFLALQTGKGFEELKSGIQKRPLVSTVNAQLVLFLLVKSGLWVMPLPVKYLGMVFGGVSSFAFTYYFLNKFLDNTVEDARNVRAKLLKW; the protein is encoded by the coding sequence ATGGGCAATATATTTCCAAAAGACGATGTAAGGAGagaatttgaagatttaaagagTGATTTAAATCAAGGCAATATCCCCCAAGCAGCAGCTGAATACCAAGGATATCTAAATGAAGTGCAAAACCTGCCACTCAATATTGCAGTTGTTGGAAAAGGAGGTGCTGGTAAATCCTCCTTCATTAATGCCTTCTGGGGCATAAATGATGGTGATGCTGAAGCAGCCGAGGTTGGGAGATTAGAGGAAACCAAAGTGCCAAGGGCATATTCCCACCCCTCTTTTCCCAATATTACGATATGGGAGTTACCAGAGATCAGAGCGCGTAATTCAAAGGCAGCTGAATATTTTGAGAAGGTCCAGTTTGAAAGATATGATGTCTTTATCATGATTGTCACCGACCGCTTTACTGAAAATGATGCTTTCCTGGCAAAGGAAAtacaaagaatgagaaagaagttTTACTATGTACGTAGCAAAATGGATGTCAGTATCGAAAgtgaaaagaggaaaaggaatttCAACATGGAGAAAACCCTGGAGACCATCAGGAATTATTGTGAAGATAATTTGAAAGAGTCAGCTGAGCTCCCTGCAAGAGTCTTTCTGGTGTCCAACCTGCATCCACACATGTATGAATTCCCTCTCCTGCGAGAAGAAATGGCCACTGAACTTCCTGATTATAAGAAACACCTTTTAACCCTGGCTGGGCAGGTTTTCTCAGAAAATAATTTGATGGACAAAAAGATTAAAATGCAACCGTATATAAAGAAGTTGGCGATGGTATCTTGCATTTGTGGAGCAGTTCCTGTTGTGGGTCTCTCTCAAGCTTGTGATCTTGGAATCCTGATGGTTGCACTGAAATGTTTCTGGAAAGTGTTTGGCTTAGACCAGAGCTCCCTCCGTTTCCTGGCACTTCAGACGGGAAAAGGGTTTGAAGAGCTGAAATCGGGGATCCAGAAAAGACCATTAGTCAGTACAGTCAATGCACAGCTGGTACTTTTTCTCTTGGTGAAGTCTGGTCTCTGGGTAATGCCATTGCCTGTGAAATATCTGGGGATGGTGTTTGGTGGAGTGAGTTCATTTGCTTTTACATATTATTTCCTGAACAAATTTCTTGACAATACAGTGGAGGATGCCCGAAACGTTCGAGCAAAGCTTCTTAAGTGGTGA
- the LOC116515724 gene encoding interferon-inducible GTPase 5-like isoform X1 translates to MGNLVLKDAVRREFEDLKSDLNQGNIPKVAAEYQKQLNEMMSLPLNIAVTGDAGVGKSSFVNAFRGVSDDDNEAAKVGPGKETMELKAYPHPSFPNIKIWDLPGIGTYKVKAAKYLKYVQFERYDVFIMVISDRFTENTTLLAKEIQRMKKKFYYVCSRIDVTINNEKGKRNFNLQDTLAAMKKYCEDSLKEAVGVSSSVFLVSNREVHMYDFPLLHERIATELPDHKKDILTLAVQIFSENELMRKKELMKSYIKKVALISCACGAVPVPGLSMACDVGILIDVLRRFCRVFGLDDQSLRFLALHTGKEFQELRSAIKKTPLANTINAELVFSLLMKSSLWVAVSMVEMVLDVIPLIGSVFGGASSYVVTYYFLNSFLDDAVEDAQNVRAKLLQQPESQRKFKDTSQNLL, encoded by the coding sequence ATGGGCAATCTAGTTCTAAAGGATGCTGTAAGGAGAGAATTCGAAGATTTAAAGAGCGATTTGAATCAAGGCAATATCCCCAAAGTGGCAGCAGAATACCAAAAACAGTTAAATGAAATGATGAGTCTGCCCCTTAATATCGCAGTTACTGGAGATGCCGGTGTTGGGAAATCCTCTTTTGTCAATGCCTTCCGAGGTGTAagtgatgatgataatgaagCAGCCAAGGTTGGGCCAGGGAAAGAAACCATGGAGCTAAAGGCCTATCCTCACCCTTCATTCCCTAATATAAAAATATGGGACCTCCCAGGGATCGGAACCTATAAGGTTAAGGCAGCGAAATATCTGAAGTACGTCCAATTTGAAAGATATGATGTCTTTATTATGGTTATTTCTGATCGTTTTACTGAAAACACTACTTTGCTGGCAAAGGAAATCCAAAGAATGAAGAAGAAGTTTTACTATGTGTGTAGCAGAATTGATGTCACTATCAACaatgaaaaggggaaaaggaaTTTCAATTTGCAAGACACCTTGGCTGCTATGAAGAAATATTGTGAAGATAGTTTGAAAGAGGCAGTTGGGGTTTCCTCAAGTGTGTTTCTGGTATCAAACCGGGAGGTACACATGTATGATTTCCCTCTCCTGCACGAGAGAATAGCCACTGAACTGCCTGACCACAAGAAAGATATTTTAACACTGGCTGTTCAGATTTTCTCAGAAAATGAATTGATGAGGAAAAAAGAGCTAATGAAATCTTATATAAAGAAGGTAGCCTTGATATCTTGTGCTTGTGGAGCGGTGCCTGTCCCGGGTCTCTCTATGGCTTGTGATGTTGgaattttgatagatgttctgagACGTTTCTGCAGGGTGTTTGGCTTAGATGACCAGTCCCTCCGATTTCTGGCACTTCACACGGGAAAAGAATTTCAAGAGCTGAGGTCGGCTATTAAGAAAACCCCCTTAGCCAACACAATCAATGCAGAATTGGTTTTTTCTCTCTTGATGAAGTCATCTCTCTGGGTCGCCGTATCGATGGTGGAAATGGTTCTTGATGTTATACCTCTTATCGGGTCTGTGTTTGGTGGTGCGAGTTCATACGTAGTCACGTATTATTTTCTGAACAGCTTTCTTGATGATGCTGTGGAAGACGCCCAAAATGTTAGAGCAAAACTTCTTCAGCAACCAGAATCCCAGAGAAAGTTTAAAGACACCTCCCAAAACCTCCTCTGA
- the LOC116515725 gene encoding interferon-inducible GTPase 5-like, which yields MSNSVTKDNVSAEFEDLKRDLDKGSVLEVAAEYQKRLDEMHTLPLNIAVTGDAGAGKSSLVNAIRGVNDNDKEAAKVGEVETTMEPKEYPHPKFPNMKIWDLPGIGTPEFKAAEYLKQVNFETYDVFIIVISDRFTENAAFLAKEIERTTKKFYFIRSKIDLSIKGEKRKRNFSKEKILETIRNYCEDCIRDAGVSPQKIFLISSWKVKEYDFPHLQKTIADELPEHQKDVLTRAMHIFSENELLSKKEVMKSYIKKAAFISYVCGAVPIPGLSMACDVGILVKALSDFCRVFGLDDQSLRFLARQTGKKYEELRSAIKKTPLVNAINRDLVFSLLTKSSLWTGISLIENYFYFIPVIGSVFGGVSSFIVTYIFLNSFLDDAVEDAQNVLAKILK from the coding sequence ATGAGCAATAGTGTTACAAAAGATAATGTAAGTGCAGAATTTGAAGACTTAAAGAGAGATTTGGATAAAGGCAGTGTCCTTGAAGTGGCAGCTGAATACCAAAAACGTTTAGATGAAATGCATACTCTGCCCCTTAATATCGCAGTTACTGGAGATGCCGGTGCTGGGAAATCCTCCTTGGTCAATGCTATCCGGGGTGTAAATGATAATGATAAGGAGGCCGCCAAGGTTGGAGAAGTAGAAACAACCATGGAGCCAAAGGAATATCCTCACCCTAAGTTCCCCAATATGAAAATATGGGACCTTCCAGGAATCGGAACACCTGAATTTAAGGCAGCAGAATATCTAAAGCAAGTCAACTTTGAAACATATGATGTCTTTATTATTGTTATCTCTGATCGCTTCACCGAAAATGCTGCTTTCCTGGCAAAGGAAATAGAAAGAACGACtaagaagttttattttataCGTAGCAAAATAGATCTCAGTATCAAAggtgaaaaaaggaaaaggaatttcAGCAAGGAAAAAATCCTGGAGACCATCAGGAATTATTGCGAGGATTGCATAAGAGACGCAGGTGTGTCTCctcaaaaaatatttctgatatcCAGCTGGAAGGTAAAAGAGTATGATTTCCCTCACCTGCAAAAGACAATAGCTGATGAACTTCCTGAACACCAGAAAGATGTTTTAACACGGGCTATGCATATTTTCTCAGAAAATGAATTGTTGAGCAAAAAAGAGGTAATGAAATCCTATATAAAGAAGGCAGCGTTCATATCTTATGTTTGTGGAGCAGTGCCTATCCCAGGTCTCTCTATGGCTTGTGATGTTGGAATTTTGGTAAAAGCTCTGAGTGATTTCTGCAGGGTGTTTGGCTTAGATGACCAGTCCCTCCGCTTTCTGGCACGTCAGACgggaaaaaaatatgaagagCTGAGGTCGGCTATCAAGAAAACCCCCTTAGTCAACGCAATCAATAGAGATTTGGTATTTTCTCTCTTGACGAAGTCATCTCTCTGGACCGGCATATCGCTGatagaaaattatttttattttatacctgTTATCGGATCTGTGTTTGGCGGCGTAAGTTCATTCATTGTCACGTATATTTTTTTGAACAGCTTTCTTGACGATGCTGTGGAAGACGCCCAAAATGTTCTAGCAAAAATTCTTAAATGA